CCGAGTTTAACCAGGCAGAAGCACGGCTCAAGTTGTCGCAGGCCAATTATGATCGTGCGGTAGACCTGGAAAACAGAGGTGCAGGCACGCAGCGCGCTTTAGATGAAGCGTCGTCAAAATTACAGGAAGACCGTGCCACACTTGATTTGGCCAAGGCCCGTCTTGAGCGAACAGAAATTCGGGCGCCGTTTTCTGGTGTGATTGGCATTCGCCGCGTCAGCCCGGGGGATTATCTCACCGCAGGGCAAGAAATCGTCAATCTCGAGGCGATTGACCCCATTAAGGTGGCCTTTGCGTTGCCCGAGGTTTTGTTGTCGGTGGTGCAACCAGGTCAAAGCGTGCGTGTCTCTGTTGATGCTTTTCCCGATGAGACGTTTGAGGGTGAAGTCTATGCCATTGATCCCCGGATTGCCGCTTCAGGGCGCAGTGTTACCTTGCGCGCGGTCGTCCCGAACCCGGACGGTCGTTTGCGCCCAGGTCTTTTTGCGCGGATTGCGATTATTTTTGGCACGCGCGAGAACGCGATTATGATTCCAGAAAGAGCTTTGGTGCCTGTTCAGGGTCGTCAAACACTTTTTGTGGTCGAGAACGGCGTGGTCAGTTTGCGCGATGTGGAAACGGGCAGTCGCCGCAATGGTCAGGTTGAAGTGACCTCAGGTCTTGAACCAGGGGAGCAAATCGTGACGGCAGGTCAACTTAAATTGCGCGAGGGTTCGCCCGTGGTCGATGTCAGCGCCATGACGGAGTCTGGGGCATGAGCCTCACGGAGCTTTGCATACGGCGTCCCGTTCTGGCGACGGTCATCAATCTGGTGATCGTATTGATCGGATTAATCTCGTTGCAGTCGCTGTCGATCCGTGAGTACCCAAATATTGATTCTCCGGTGGTGACCGTCTCCAGTTTCTATCCCGGTGCCAGCGCAGCGATTATGGAAACCCAGGTGACGAATATCCTGGAGGATGGGCTCTCTGGTATCGAAGGCGTAGACTATGTGAGTTCGATCAGCCGGTCTGAGCAAAGCCAAATCACTATTCGGTTTTTGTTGGATCGCGATCCCGATGCAGCCGCGTCAGATGTGCGCGACCGGGTGGGTCGCGCGCGCGGCTTACTCCCGAGTGAGGTTGATGAACCTGTCATTGCCAAGGTTGAGGCCGATGCCAGCCCGATCATTTATCTCGCATTCTCAACAAACCGGCACTCAGCCCTGGACTTAACCGAGTTCATCGAAACTTTGGCTGTGGATCAGGTGCAGGCATTGCCAGGTGTTGCAAACGTCCAGTTGATTGGATCACGTCGTTACGCGATGAGGATTTGGTTGGACCGGGCACGGATGGCCGCCTTTAGTGTAACAGCGCAAGACGTCGAGCAGGCGCTGCGAGAGCAGAATATTGAGGTGCCGTCTGGGCGCATTGAAAGTATCGACCGCGAATATTCTGTTGTTGCTCAGACAGACCTGACAACACCGGATGAGTTTTCGCAAATCATCTTGCGGGATGCCAATGGATATCTGGTACGTTTACAAGACGTTGCACGCATCGAACTTGGCCCAGAGGAAGAGCGACAGTACAGCCAAATCAATGGCCGTCAGGCCGTCGCCTTTGGGGTCGTCAAGCAATCTACGGCAAACCCGCTTGATGTGAGTAAGGTCGTCACAGAAGCGCTTCCGGATATTCTTGCTGGCATGCCAGAAGGCGTGGACGCGCGGATTGGGTATGACACGACCGTCTTCATTACAGAGTCGATCAAAGCGGTGTATTTTGCGATTGCAGAAGCCATCGTGCTGGTGTCGATCGTCATTTTTGTGTTTTTACACACCGCCCGTGCGACGATTATCCCACTGGTCACGATTCCTGTTTCCCTGATTGGCTCAATGGCGATCATGAGCTTATTTGGTTTTAGTATTAATACGCTGACCTTGTTGGCCTTTGTCTTGGCGATTGGTTTGGTGGTGGATGATGCCATCATCATGCTGGAAAACATTCACCGTCAAATTGAACGTGGCATGGCGCCTTTTGAAGCGGCGGTAAAGGGCTCGCGCCAGATTACTTTTGCCATCATTGCCATGACCACAACGCTTGCGGCAGTGTTTTTTCCCGTCTCATTCGCGTCGGGTACGATTGGGAAGTTGTTTACAGAATTTGCGCTGACTCTCGCCGGCGCGGTTTTGGTGTCGGGCTTTACGGCGTTGACGCTCACCCCGATGATGTGCAGCCGCCTTTTGCGTCCTGAAAAAGAAAAAGGCAGGGTTGTTGGTTATTTTGAATCCGCAATGAATGGTATGTCGGCAGCCTATCGGTCGTCATTGTCACGCGCGCTCAAAGCGAGAGT
This genomic stretch from Rhodospirillaceae bacterium harbors:
- a CDS encoding efflux RND transporter permease subunit, yielding MSLTELCIRRPVLATVINLVIVLIGLISLQSLSIREYPNIDSPVVTVSSFYPGASAAIMETQVTNILEDGLSGIEGVDYVSSISRSEQSQITIRFLLDRDPDAAASDVRDRVGRARGLLPSEVDEPVIAKVEADASPIIYLAFSTNRHSALDLTEFIETLAVDQVQALPGVANVQLIGSRRYAMRIWLDRARMAAFSVTAQDVEQALREQNIEVPSGRIESIDREYSVVAQTDLTTPDEFSQIILRDANGYLVRLQDVARIELGPEEERQYSQINGRQAVAFGVVKQSTANPLDVSKVVTEALPDILAGMPEGVDARIGYDTTVFITESIKAVYFAIAEAIVLVSIVIFVFLHTARATIIPLVTIPVSLIGSMAIMSLFGFSINTLTLLAFVLAIGLVVDDAIIMLENIHRQIERGMAPFEAAVKGSRQITFAIIAMTTTLAAVFFPVSFASGTIGKLFTEFALTLAGAVLVSGFTALTLTPMMCSRLLRPEKEKGRVVGYFESAMNGMSAAYRSSLSRALKARVLVVITIAVIAASGGFMFLNLKQELTPIEDRGLMIIAQVGPEGATPDYMSRNAQHVEDIVKDIPEIENFMTMVGFPVSTITSTFSTLIPWDQRDRKSYEISEIVSPQVFAIPGIFAFATVPPTFGSGGGGTKQIELVVRTTGTYQDLDQLSNDVIARLGPGSGIRDLESNLKLNKPELKTTVSRDKAVDVGVSVATIGRTLETLLGGRDVTRFKRAGEQYDVIVQVEESERADPRDLARLFVRGNDDAMIPLANLVQFEETVAPRELVHFNRLRAVTLSANVDPTLSLGEALTLMESTVRDVAQVPVQIDYSGVSREFKDASGRLALVFILAIAFIYLVLAAQFESFVDPFIILITVPLAIAGALLTLTLTNGSLNVYSQVGLITLIGLISKHGILIVEFANSRRAQGMDKMEAALEAAVLRLRPILMTTGAMVLGAVPLALATGAGAESRQQIGQVIVGGLLFGSFFTLFVVPVVYTFLSRERRNLEGHATAPLAQQGAPAE
- a CDS encoding efflux RND transporter periplasmic adaptor subunit, with product MTRLIIIGVLAVALIGTAYVYLGDGGGDDRVGRPTGPRPGVPVEMMTVTTQRFIELETAVGSLASDEAVILRSEIAGRVEEIGFIEGQPIAKGDLIITIDDDIYRAEFNQAEARLKLSQANYDRAVDLENRGAGTQRALDEASSKLQEDRATLDLAKARLERTEIRAPFSGVIGIRRVSPGDYLTAGQEIVNLEAIDPIKVAFALPEVLLSVVQPGQSVRVSVDAFPDETFEGEVYAIDPRIAASGRSVTLRAVVPNPDGRLRPGLFARIAIIFGTRENAIMIPERALVPVQGRQTLFVVENGVVSLRDVETGSRRNGQVEVTSGLEPGEQIVTAGQLKLREGSPVVDVSAMTESGA